In the Methylomonas rhizoryzae genome, one interval contains:
- a CDS encoding YfiR family protein, translated as MPHFATDGLSAKLINAVYRIVLPIYLCIGLAQADDSLEYKIKAAYLYNFTKFISWPSIDPDTFNICIVGVDPFQHYLDSVESKTALGKPIRVLHFEDGSQARNCQIIYFDDAQAANILSPAAHTLLVGSLRNGLTVSSQPFFAESGGMIGFVLEEGKVKLHINLKAVKDGGLNISAKLIEVSSLVGENSRD; from the coding sequence TTGCCCCACTTCGCGACTGACGGTTTATCAGCCAAGCTGATAAACGCCGTCTATCGGATTGTATTGCCGATATATCTATGCATCGGCTTGGCTCAAGCAGACGACAGCCTCGAATATAAAATCAAGGCCGCCTATCTCTACAACTTTACCAAGTTCATATCCTGGCCAAGCATCGATCCGGATACCTTCAATATTTGTATCGTCGGCGTAGATCCGTTCCAGCATTATCTCGATAGCGTCGAGAGTAAAACCGCGCTCGGCAAACCGATCCGGGTTTTGCATTTCGAGGACGGTTCCCAAGCGCGTAACTGTCAAATTATCTATTTCGACGACGCGCAGGCAGCCAACATACTGTCGCCTGCAGCGCATACCTTGCTGGTAGGAAGCTTGCGCAACGGCTTAACGGTTTCCAGTCAACCTTTTTTTGCCGAATCCGGCGGCATGATCGGCTTCGTATTGGAAGAAGGCAAAGTCAAATTGCATATCAACCTTAAAGCCGTAAAAGATGGCGGCCTAAATATCAGCGCCAAACTGATAGAAGTATCGTCACTGGTTGGAGAAAACAGCCGTGACTAA
- the cysS gene encoding cysteine--tRNA ligase, whose amino-acid sequence MLKIYNTLTRSKQEFVPRQPGKVGMYVCGMTVYDYCHIGHARVMVVFDTVARYLRHAGYQLTYVRNVTDIDDKIIQRAHQNGEDFSALTERFIAAMHEDERALSVLPPDIEPRATSSIGDIISMIETLIDNNYAYVGSNGDVFYSVSKFEGYGKLSGKNTEDLNAGERVDVDNAKRDPLDFVLWKMAKPGEPYWDSPWGQGRPGWHIECSAMSTCCLGNHFDIHGGGMDLQFPHHENEIAQSEGATGEPFVNYWMHNGFVRVNEEKMSKSLGNFFTVREVLKQYRPEVIRFFILSSHYRSPLNYADEQLDEAGAALTRLYTALRGVEIGESVIDADYKLRFEQAMDDDFNTPLALSVLFDLARELNKASDKAGLAATLKGLACILGLLQDDPEQFLKGSGLDSGLSETDIDAQIAARKVAKANKDWAQADAIRDRLKQQGILLEDVAGGNTIWRREN is encoded by the coding sequence ATGTTGAAAATCTATAACACCCTCACTCGAAGCAAGCAGGAATTCGTGCCGCGCCAACCCGGCAAAGTCGGCATGTACGTCTGCGGCATGACGGTATACGACTACTGCCATATCGGCCACGCCCGCGTGATGGTGGTTTTCGATACCGTGGCCCGCTATCTGCGTCATGCCGGTTACCAATTAACCTATGTGCGTAATGTCACCGATATCGACGACAAAATTATCCAGCGCGCCCATCAAAACGGCGAGGACTTCAGCGCGTTAACCGAGCGCTTCATCGCCGCGATGCACGAAGACGAGCGGGCTTTGTCGGTACTGCCGCCGGATATCGAACCCAGAGCCACAAGTTCCATTGGCGACATAATTTCGATGATCGAAACATTAATTGATAACAATTATGCCTACGTCGGCAGCAACGGCGACGTGTTTTACAGCGTGAGCAAGTTCGAGGGCTACGGCAAATTGTCCGGTAAAAACACCGAGGATTTGAACGCCGGCGAGCGGGTCGACGTTGACAATGCCAAGCGCGACCCCTTGGATTTCGTGTTGTGGAAAATGGCCAAACCCGGCGAGCCGTATTGGGATTCGCCTTGGGGCCAAGGGCGACCCGGCTGGCATATCGAATGCTCGGCCATGTCCACGTGCTGCTTGGGCAATCATTTCGACATCCATGGCGGCGGCATGGATTTGCAGTTTCCGCACCACGAAAACGAAATTGCCCAATCCGAAGGCGCTACCGGCGAGCCGTTCGTCAATTACTGGATGCATAACGGCTTCGTGCGGGTAAACGAAGAGAAAATGTCCAAATCCTTGGGCAATTTTTTCACGGTGCGCGAGGTACTGAAGCAATACCGGCCTGAAGTGATCCGCTTTTTTATTTTGTCCAGCCACTACCGCAGCCCGCTGAACTACGCCGACGAGCAATTGGATGAAGCGGGCGCTGCTTTGACCCGCTTGTATACCGCCTTGCGTGGCGTGGAAATAGGCGAATCGGTAATCGACGCCGACTACAAACTGCGTTTCGAACAAGCCATGGACGACGATTTCAATACCCCGCTGGCGCTTTCGGTGTTGTTCGACCTGGCAAGGGAACTCAACAAAGCCAGCGACAAAGCCGGGTTGGCCGCTACCTTAAAGGGTTTGGCTTGCATCCTCGGTTTGTTGCAAGACGATCCTGAACAATTTTTAAAAGGCAGCGGCTTGGACAGCGGATTGTCGGAAACGGACATCGATGCGCAAATCGCCGCGCGCAAAGTCGCTAAAGCCAACAAGGATTGGGCGCAAGCCGACGCGATTCGCGACCGGTTAAAACAGCAAGGCATACTATTGGAAGACGTAGCCGGCGGTAACACCATTTGGCGGCGGGAAAATTAA
- a CDS encoding EAL domain-containing protein, with protein sequence MTKLLARFSVKAKLFTIALASSFFALLVTILILVAINVTEVKRKAQSDFTATANLIANRSVAAVMFDDPKTAQENLNSLTELPELQNACVFNKYGLLYASLNRHATLCPKHVEDSANRINRLALYVYQPMLVDDERVGTVLIIADLSVTLLRQLQFIGLILVVLFIALFAAFLLSVPLFNQVAKPIALLASTAEKISRSHDYSLRVKKHSNDEIGILVDSFNSMLDTVEQKNDKLLSLKNNYQALYDNNPTMLFDLDANGEIQSVNQFGAKQIGLSPTEIQGLSIFEFIHPEDVKDSTAFFNICREYPDHVHKQEKRFICKNGSVIWVRETCRFIEIEHNIQRMLLVCEDITETRRLADKIAYQASHDELTGLPNRRQFDINIQNLVSQAHADGSEHVMCYLDLDQFKVVNDTCGHLAGDELLRQLGEVLKQNVRKTDILARLGGDEFGILMSHCQVEQAVIAADKFRSVIRDFQFAWENRSFSIGVSIGITAINQISGNAVDILKKADAACYAAKEKGRNRVHVFNPDDEELAVRQGEMQWVEKIRLGIEENRFKLFGQLIVPVDDKGCGLHFETLIRYMDENGSIIPPGAFLPAAERYGIAPALDRWVIENLFRHISITEGFSERLELCSVNLSGLSLSDETMLAFIAGQFEKWQVPTGKICFEITETAAISNLSYARHFIESLRDKGCRFSLDDFGSGLSSFAYLKNLPVDFLKIDGLFVKDILEDRIDWTMVKAINEVGQVMNKKTIAEFVENQDILNLLKSLGVNFAQGYGIAKPIPLQDL encoded by the coding sequence GTGACTAAACTGCTTGCACGCTTTTCGGTAAAAGCCAAATTATTCACTATCGCGCTGGCATCCAGCTTCTTCGCCTTGTTGGTGACCATTTTGATCCTGGTCGCGATTAACGTCACCGAAGTCAAACGTAAGGCGCAAAGCGACTTTACCGCTACCGCGAACTTGATCGCCAACCGTAGCGTCGCGGCCGTGATGTTCGACGACCCCAAAACTGCCCAGGAAAACTTGAACTCGTTGACCGAGTTGCCTGAGCTGCAAAATGCCTGCGTATTCAACAAATACGGTTTGCTTTACGCATCGCTAAATCGTCACGCCACCCTCTGCCCGAAACATGTGGAAGACAGCGCCAACCGCATCAACCGATTGGCGTTATACGTTTATCAGCCCATGCTGGTGGATGACGAGAGAGTGGGTACGGTTCTGATTATTGCCGACCTCAGCGTGACTTTACTCAGGCAATTACAGTTCATCGGCTTGATACTGGTCGTGTTGTTTATAGCCCTATTCGCGGCCTTTCTGTTAAGCGTACCGCTATTCAACCAAGTCGCTAAACCGATCGCTTTACTGGCCTCCACCGCGGAAAAAATCAGCAGGAGCCACGACTATTCGCTACGGGTAAAAAAACACAGCAACGATGAAATCGGCATTTTGGTGGATTCTTTCAACAGCATGCTGGACACCGTAGAGCAAAAGAACGACAAACTATTATCTTTAAAAAACAACTACCAAGCGCTGTACGACAACAATCCGACCATGCTGTTCGATTTGGATGCCAACGGAGAAATCCAGTCGGTCAATCAATTCGGCGCCAAACAAATCGGTTTAAGCCCAACTGAAATACAAGGCCTGTCGATCTTTGAATTCATTCACCCGGAAGATGTGAAAGACAGCACGGCATTTTTCAACATCTGCCGCGAGTATCCCGACCATGTGCATAAACAGGAAAAGCGCTTCATCTGTAAAAACGGCAGCGTGATCTGGGTCAGGGAAACCTGCCGATTCATAGAAATCGAACACAACATCCAACGCATGCTGCTGGTCTGCGAAGACATTACCGAAACCCGCCGGCTAGCGGACAAAATTGCCTATCAAGCCAGCCACGACGAATTGACCGGCCTACCTAACCGGCGCCAATTCGACATTAATATTCAAAACCTGGTCAGTCAGGCGCACGCGGACGGCAGCGAACACGTGATGTGCTATTTAGACCTGGACCAGTTCAAAGTCGTTAACGACACCTGCGGCCATCTGGCGGGGGACGAATTGTTACGCCAGCTTGGCGAGGTTTTAAAACAAAACGTCCGAAAAACCGACATCTTAGCCCGCTTAGGCGGCGACGAATTCGGCATTTTGATGTCGCACTGTCAGGTCGAACAAGCGGTGATCGCCGCCGATAAATTTCGCAGCGTGATCCGCGATTTTCAATTCGCTTGGGAAAACCGCAGTTTTAGCATCGGCGTCAGCATCGGCATAACAGCCATTAACCAAATTAGCGGCAACGCCGTGGACATTCTTAAGAAAGCCGACGCAGCCTGTTATGCCGCCAAAGAAAAAGGCAGAAATCGGGTGCACGTCTTCAATCCGGACGACGAGGAATTGGCCGTTCGGCAAGGCGAAATGCAGTGGGTGGAAAAAATCCGCTTAGGGATTGAAGAAAACCGCTTCAAATTGTTCGGCCAATTGATCGTGCCTGTCGACGATAAGGGATGCGGTTTGCATTTCGAAACCCTAATCCGTTACATGGATGAAAACGGCAGCATCATCCCCCCGGGCGCATTCTTACCGGCCGCCGAACGTTACGGCATTGCCCCGGCGCTGGATCGCTGGGTCATCGAAAACCTATTCCGGCATATCAGCATTACGGAAGGTTTCAGCGAACGGCTGGAGTTGTGCTCGGTGAATCTGTCCGGCTTATCTCTGTCCGACGAAACCATGCTGGCCTTCATTGCCGGCCAATTCGAAAAATGGCAGGTTCCGACCGGGAAAATTTGTTTTGAAATCACCGAAACCGCGGCGATAAGCAATTTATCGTATGCCCGCCATTTCATCGAATCGTTACGCGATAAAGGCTGCCGGTTTTCACTGGACGATTTCGGCAGCGGCCTGTCGTCTTTTGCCTATTTAAAAAACCTGCCGGTAGATTTTCTAAAGATAGACGGCCTATTTGTCAAAGATATCTTAGAAGATCGCATCGATTGGACTATGGTTAAAGCCATCAACGAAGTGGGTCAAGTCATGAATAAAAAGACCATCGCCGAATTCGTAGAAAATCAGGACATCCTCAATCTATTGAAAAGTTTGGGTGTCAATTTTGCGCAAGGATACGGAATTGCCAAACCCATACCTCTTCAAGACCTGTAA
- a CDS encoding peptidylprolyl isomerase: MSDTPTKVKLTTSLGAVVIQLDTAKAPVTTANFIEYVKSGFYDGTIFHRVIKDFMAQGGGFDTGFEQKTTQAPIKNEADNGLKNKRGTLAMARTNDPHSATAQFFINYKDNSFLDFTSATPSGWGYAVFGEVVEGMDVVDEMAKQPTGNRGMHQDVPKTDIVIEKAELVQ, from the coding sequence ATGTCCGATACACCCACCAAAGTCAAACTGACCACTAGTTTGGGCGCTGTCGTCATCCAACTGGACACCGCCAAAGCGCCGGTCACCACGGCCAACTTTATCGAATACGTCAAAAGCGGTTTCTACGACGGCACGATCTTTCACCGCGTCATCAAAGACTTCATGGCCCAAGGCGGCGGTTTCGACACCGGCTTCGAGCAAAAAACCACCCAAGCGCCTATCAAAAACGAAGCGGACAACGGCCTGAAAAACAAACGCGGCACGCTGGCGATGGCTCGCACCAACGATCCGCATTCCGCCACTGCACAGTTTTTCATCAACTACAAAGACAACAGTTTTCTGGACTTTACTTCGGCAACTCCCAGCGGCTGGGGCTACGCGGTTTTCGGCGAAGTCGTCGAAGGCATGGACGTAGTCGACGAAATGGCCAAGCAACCGACCGGCAACCGCGGCATGCACCAAGACGTACCCAAAACCGACATCGTGATCGAGAAAGCCGAACTCGTTCAATAA
- a CDS encoding M18 family aminopeptidase, whose amino-acid sequence MTARQQVQDLLNFIDASPSPWHAAENLGRRLQQADFQRLYETDAWSLTAGGRYYLVRDDSSIVAFVAGGKDLAHTGFKIIGAHTDSPGLRLKPKPLIESDGLLRLAVEIYGGPIVATFTDRDLSLAGRVAYRAENGSLASRLVRFEKPLLRLPNLAIHMNRGVNEDGLKLQKQQELALLFSQANPQLAANRFDDLLQDATGLDKENLLSWEFNVYDTQPGSFWGDGDAFFTDSQLDNLASCHAAVSALISDSALTSGNTLVCALFDHEEIGSETCKGAAGSFLPDVLERVAMATGLAPQGYKQALANSLMISADMAHAYQPNFPAAYEPNHKIIVNQGPVIKINANHRYATQCLSEAVFVEACRHTQVPYQKYAHRGDLPCGSTIGPIASAKLGIATVDVGNPMWAMHSIRESAGVKDHGDMITVLRHFLSN is encoded by the coding sequence ATGACTGCACGACAACAGGTGCAAGACCTGCTGAACTTTATCGACGCCAGTCCAAGCCCGTGGCATGCGGCGGAAAACCTTGGCCGCCGCTTGCAACAGGCCGATTTTCAGCGCTTGTACGAGACCGACGCCTGGTCGCTGACGGCAGGCGGACGCTATTATCTGGTCCGCGACGATTCCTCTATCGTGGCTTTCGTCGCCGGCGGCAAAGATCTCGCGCACACCGGCTTCAAAATTATCGGCGCCCATACCGATTCGCCCGGTTTACGCCTAAAGCCCAAGCCGCTTATAGAAAGCGACGGCCTGCTGCGCTTAGCCGTCGAGATATACGGCGGCCCGATAGTGGCAACGTTTACCGACCGGGATTTAAGCTTGGCCGGCCGGGTTGCTTATCGGGCAGAGAACGGCTCGCTTGCCAGCCGGCTGGTACGCTTCGAAAAACCCTTGCTGCGCCTACCCAATCTGGCTATCCATATGAACCGCGGCGTCAACGAAGACGGCTTGAAGCTGCAAAAACAGCAAGAACTGGCCTTGTTGTTTTCCCAAGCGAATCCGCAATTGGCTGCGAATCGGTTCGACGACTTGCTGCAAGACGCAACCGGGCTGGATAAAGAAAACCTGTTAAGCTGGGAATTCAACGTCTACGACACCCAACCGGGTAGTTTTTGGGGCGACGGCGACGCATTTTTTACCGATAGCCAATTGGACAATCTGGCCTCTTGCCATGCGGCGGTGAGCGCGCTTATCAGTGACAGTGCATTAACCAGCGGCAACACCTTGGTATGCGCGCTGTTCGACCACGAAGAAATAGGCAGCGAGACCTGCAAAGGCGCAGCCGGCAGCTTTTTGCCCGACGTTCTGGAGCGTGTCGCCATGGCAACCGGACTGGCTCCGCAAGGTTACAAGCAGGCGTTGGCCAATAGTCTGATGATCAGCGCGGACATGGCGCACGCCTACCAACCGAATTTTCCCGCCGCTTACGAGCCGAATCATAAGATAATCGTCAACCAAGGCCCGGTGATCAAAATCAACGCCAATCACCGCTATGCGACGCAATGCTTGTCCGAAGCCGTGTTTGTCGAGGCCTGCCGGCACACACAAGTGCCTTATCAAAAATATGCCCATAGGGGCGATTTACCTTGCGGCAGTACCATAGGCCCGATTGCCTCGGCGAAGTTGGGGATAGCCACGGTGGACGTCGGCAATCCGATGTGGGCCATGCATAGCATCCGGGAAAGCGCCGGGGTAAAAGACCATGGCGACATGATTACGGTACTTCGCCATTTTTTGAGCAATTGA
- the msrB gene encoding peptide-methionine (R)-S-oxide reductase MsrB — translation MTKLENDLELWREKLSPEQFHICWEKGTEPPFTGKYTDCETPGLYRCVCCGHALFRSDQKFHSGCGWPSFWEPVSPDALQEHQDLSHGMRRIEVTCGQCGAHLGHVFPDGPPPTGLRYCINSVVLDLEENS, via the coding sequence ATGACTAAATTAGAAAACGACCTAGAGCTGTGGCGGGAAAAACTATCGCCGGAACAATTCCACATCTGCTGGGAGAAAGGCACTGAACCGCCGTTTACCGGCAAATACACCGACTGCGAGACTCCGGGGCTATACCGTTGCGTTTGCTGCGGACACGCGTTGTTTCGCTCCGATCAAAAATTTCACTCGGGCTGCGGCTGGCCGAGTTTCTGGGAGCCGGTTAGCCCGGATGCCCTGCAAGAACACCAGGATCTGAGTCACGGCATGCGTCGGATCGAAGTCACCTGCGGCCAGTGCGGGGCGCATCTAGGCCATGTATTTCCCGACGGCCCGCCGCCGACCGGTTTGCGTTATTGCATTAATTCGGTGGTACTGGATCTGGAAGAAAACTCATGA
- the fchA gene encoding methenyltetrahydrofolate cyclohydrolase: MTEMKDKPLSRFLDELAGKQATPGGGSAAALMGAQAAALVSMVCNLTIGKPKYAEVEAELVALLGESERLRGALTGMIKSDIEVFDQLMACYAMPKASDEEKAARNAQIQAALRVATDVPLDCAKACAKVVTLSRVAAEKGNLGVISDAGVAVMAAYAGLKSAALNVQINAGALKDRAFADTKLAELNEVLGGAEEEASAVYRIVQSKL; this comes from the coding sequence ATGACGGAAATGAAAGATAAACCGCTCAGCCGGTTTTTAGACGAATTGGCCGGCAAACAAGCCACGCCGGGCGGCGGAAGCGCCGCGGCGCTGATGGGCGCGCAAGCGGCTGCATTGGTCAGCATGGTCTGCAATTTGACGATAGGCAAGCCCAAATACGCCGAAGTTGAAGCGGAACTGGTCGCTCTATTGGGAGAATCTGAAAGACTTCGCGGGGCTTTGACCGGCATGATCAAGTCCGACATCGAGGTGTTCGACCAGTTAATGGCTTGCTATGCGATGCCTAAAGCCAGCGACGAGGAAAAAGCTGCCCGTAACGCGCAGATCCAAGCCGCGTTGCGGGTCGCTACCGACGTACCATTAGACTGCGCCAAGGCTTGTGCAAAAGTGGTAACGTTAAGCCGGGTGGCAGCCGAAAAAGGTAATTTAGGGGTCATCAGCGATGCAGGTGTGGCGGTCATGGCCGCCTACGCCGGTTTGAAAAGTGCCGCGTTGAACGTGCAGATCAACGCCGGAGCCTTGAAAGATCGGGCGTTTGCTGACACCAAATTGGCCGAACTGAATGAGGTTTTGGGCGGCGCGGAGGAAGAAGCCAGCGCCGTGTACCGCATCGTCCAATCTAAGCTATAA
- a CDS encoding NAD(P)/FAD-dependent oxidoreductase produces MAKIVILGAGIGGVPMAYEMRELLGKEHEVVVISDSPTFHFVPSNPWVPPKWRKPEELKIELAPVMAKKGINFIQKAAVKVDPPGNKVDLADGTSVEYDYLVIATGPRLAFDEVPGLGPHGGFTSSVCHVDHAALAADDWERFMADPGPIVIGAVQGASCFGPAYEYMMIIETELRKRKIRDKVPMTFVTSEPYIGHLGLGGVGDTKGMLESVLRDKTIRWITNAKVERIESGMMYVTEVDDDGNEKKKHELPFKHSMMLPAFTGVDAVRNCGVEGLTNPRGFVVVDQHQRNPTFKNIYSVGVCVALPPVEKTPVPTGTPKTGYMIESMVTATAHNIRDELAGKEPSDIPSLSALCLADLGDTGVAFLAVPQIPPRNTTWSNHGKWVHLAKIAFEKYFMRKVRKGISEPFYERMMLKFMGVVRLK; encoded by the coding sequence ATGGCGAAAATTGTAATTCTAGGAGCCGGCATAGGCGGCGTGCCTATGGCATACGAAATGCGGGAATTGCTCGGTAAAGAGCACGAAGTCGTGGTGATTTCGGATTCTCCAACGTTTCATTTCGTGCCCTCCAATCCATGGGTGCCGCCAAAGTGGCGTAAACCGGAAGAATTAAAAATCGAGCTGGCGCCGGTCATGGCCAAAAAAGGTATCAATTTTATTCAAAAAGCGGCGGTCAAGGTCGACCCGCCCGGCAACAAAGTGGATTTGGCCGACGGCACTTCAGTGGAATACGATTATCTGGTCATTGCGACCGGTCCACGTCTGGCTTTCGACGAAGTGCCGGGATTAGGCCCGCACGGCGGTTTTACTTCTTCGGTGTGTCATGTGGATCACGCGGCATTGGCCGCCGACGATTGGGAGCGCTTCATGGCTGATCCCGGTCCTATCGTAATCGGTGCGGTGCAAGGCGCGTCGTGTTTCGGACCCGCTTACGAGTACATGATGATTATCGAAACCGAGCTGCGGAAACGCAAGATTCGCGACAAAGTGCCTATGACCTTCGTTACCTCGGAGCCCTACATCGGCCATTTAGGCTTGGGCGGCGTGGGCGATACCAAAGGTATGCTGGAAAGCGTGTTACGCGACAAAACCATACGCTGGATAACCAACGCCAAGGTCGAACGCATCGAATCGGGCATGATGTATGTGACCGAAGTCGACGATGACGGCAACGAAAAGAAAAAGCACGAACTGCCGTTCAAGCATTCGATGATGTTGCCGGCATTTACCGGCGTGGACGCGGTGCGCAATTGTGGTGTCGAAGGCTTAACCAATCCGCGCGGTTTCGTAGTGGTGGATCAACACCAACGCAACCCGACCTTTAAAAACATTTATTCGGTCGGCGTGTGCGTGGCGCTGCCGCCGGTCGAAAAAACTCCGGTACCTACCGGTACCCCTAAAACCGGTTACATGATCGAATCCATGGTTACCGCGACCGCGCATAACATCCGCGACGAACTGGCAGGTAAAGAACCGTCGGATATTCCGAGTTTAAGCGCATTGTGTTTAGCGGATTTGGGCGATACCGGCGTCGCATTTCTGGCCGTCCCGCAGATTCCGCCGCGTAACACAACCTGGTCCAATCACGGCAAATGGGTGCACTTGGCCAAAATTGCATTCGAAAAATATTTTATGCGCAAAGTCAGAAAGGGCATCAGCGAACCGTTTTACGAGCGGATGATGCTGAAATTTATGGGCGTGGTCCGCTTGAAATAG
- a CDS encoding YgaP family membrane protein, with product MSIDRLVMAFAGSFILLSLALAHWHSPNWLWFTAFVGANLLQAAFTGFCPLAIVLKKFGVKSGCAF from the coding sequence ATGTCTATCGACCGTTTAGTGATGGCGTTTGCCGGTAGCTTCATATTACTGAGCTTGGCGCTGGCGCATTGGCATTCGCCCAATTGGTTATGGTTTACCGCGTTCGTGGGAGCCAATTTGCTGCAAGCGGCATTCACCGGCTTTTGCCCGTTGGCGATAGTGCTGAAAAAGTTTGGAGTCAAATCGGGCTGTGCGTTTTAA
- a CDS encoding UDP-2,3-diacylglucosamine diphosphatase, translating to MKREILFISDLHLSLEKTEITRRFLEFLASRAPRARALYILGDLFDAWIGDDDNTPPIQPVKRALNTLVASGTAVYLMLGNRDFLLSQRFAAETGVKLLGDYELIDLNGRRTLLTHGDLLCSDDVPYQAFRAKSRSPEWQQAVLSKPLWLRLLAARWYRLRSYWHKRQKSAEIMDVNPQTVEQAMRQFGCSVLIHGHTHRPAKHELIIDGVPAQRWVLADWKKDRAECLCWHGSGFATERY from the coding sequence TTGAAACGCGAAATTTTATTCATCTCCGATTTGCACCTCTCCCTGGAAAAAACCGAGATCACTCGGCGCTTTCTGGAGTTTCTAGCGTCCCGCGCCCCCAGAGCCCGAGCGCTTTACATTCTGGGCGATTTATTCGACGCCTGGATAGGCGATGACGACAATACGCCGCCCATCCAGCCGGTCAAGCGGGCTCTCAACACGCTGGTTGCCAGCGGCACTGCGGTGTATTTGATGTTGGGCAACCGGGATTTCCTGCTGAGCCAACGTTTTGCGGCCGAAACCGGGGTAAAGCTATTAGGCGACTATGAACTGATCGACTTGAACGGCCGACGCACCTTATTGACCCACGGCGACTTGCTATGCAGCGACGATGTGCCTTATCAAGCTTTTCGGGCCAAATCCCGTAGCCCGGAGTGGCAACAAGCAGTGTTGAGCAAACCCTTATGGCTACGCTTGCTGGCAGCTAGATGGTACCGCTTGCGCAGCTATTGGCACAAACGGCAAAAGTCGGCGGAAATTATGGACGTCAATCCGCAAACCGTAGAACAAGCAATGCGCCAATTCGGGTGCTCGGTATTGATACACGGCCATACTCACCGGCCGGCAAAACATGAACTGATTATTGACGGGGTTCCGGCGCAACGTTGGGTGCTCGCCGACTGGAAAAAGGACCGGGCCGAGTGTTTGTGCTGGCATGGCAGCGGTTTTGCGACGGAACGCTATTAG